In the Clostridium beijerinckii genome, one interval contains:
- the purR gene encoding pur operon repressor, producing the protein MEKFTRNNRVVAITKILLENPNKILGLNKFSELLNAAKSTISEDIVVVREILERLEMGKVETIAGVAGGIKYIPQSGEEEKKAFALELCQQLSDDGRVIPGNIIYMTDLMYDPKIINKAGVMLSSCFQGKEIDYVITVETKGIPLAYEVARNLGVQLVIARRDSQVTEGPTVTINYVSGSNGRLQQMSLSKKSMKPSSKCIFIDDFMKGGGTAIGIKDLLKEFDSELVGIGVLVDNKQIEKKLVDEYVSIVELKAVDKSAIIGIQPSKTFS; encoded by the coding sequence ATGGAGAAGTTTACAAGAAATAATAGGGTAGTTGCCATAACAAAAATATTATTAGAAAACCCAAATAAAATATTGGGATTAAATAAATTTTCAGAATTACTAAATGCAGCTAAATCTACTATAAGTGAAGATATTGTTGTTGTTAGAGAAATTCTAGAAAGACTTGAAATGGGTAAAGTTGAAACAATTGCAGGAGTAGCAGGTGGGATAAAATACATTCCTCAAAGTGGCGAAGAAGAGAAGAAAGCTTTTGCATTAGAATTATGTCAGCAATTAAGTGATGATGGAAGAGTTATACCGGGAAATATAATATATATGACGGATCTAATGTATGATCCTAAGATAATAAATAAAGCAGGAGTCATGCTTTCATCGTGTTTTCAAGGAAAAGAGATTGATTATGTAATAACGGTAGAAACTAAAGGTATTCCTTTAGCTTATGAGGTTGCTAGAAATTTAGGCGTACAATTAGTTATTGCTAGAAGAGATAGTCAAGTAACGGAAGGTCCTACAGTTACTATAAACTATGTATCAGGAAGCAATGGAAGATTGCAACAAATGTCTCTATCAAAAAAGTCCATGAAACCATCAAGTAAATGTATATTCATTGATGATTTCATGAAGGGTGGAGGAACTGCAATAGGTATTAAGGACTTATTGAAAGAGTTCGATAGCGAGCTAGTAGGAATAGGAGTATTAGTCGATAATAAACAAATTGAAAAAAAATTAGTAGACGAATATGTTTCTATTGTAGAGTTAAAAGCTGTTGATAAATCAGCAATTATAGGGATACAACCTTCAAAAACATTTTCTTAA
- a CDS encoding sensor histidine kinase, translated as MKKSGSLLQKLIITFIVILTIVLVSLAWLLSIWFRITYFTEKKVQFQKDGEYISESIKTYNSNKNSLEYDKLQAIVDMSSVGANADITVSDKFDNIYIYSKTSSTKEIDNKPENLDNSKYSLLDGKPVEYIGDRYTYIYPILEDDEFQGYIVMTAPLSTIGKQLHRIYLIVWISALGAMVFASVVLSLVSKKILINPLAEINKAAKRFANGEVNKRVHIESCDEIGELASSFNIMAESLEKVENNRRDFISNVSHELRSPITSIKGFIAGIIDGVIPRDKEGYYLDIVYSEIKRLTRLINDLLDLSAIESGKLKFNMRKIDINELIRLCVINNEQKIREKQIMLKIDLKDQNCYVKADEDKTMQVITNLLDNAIKYCGNNGIIRISTYSKGSKVFVEIYNNGPKIADEEIRHIWNRFYKSDKSRTNKVSTGLGLPIVRMIIMQQGEEVWVKNHPNIGVTFTFSLTKYKNNKIR; from the coding sequence ATGAAAAAGAGTGGAAGCTTACTTCAAAAACTTATAATAACATTTATAGTTATTTTGACTATTGTTTTAGTTTCATTAGCTTGGTTATTATCTATATGGTTTAGAATAACATATTTTACTGAAAAGAAGGTGCAGTTTCAGAAAGATGGAGAGTATATATCCGAATCTATAAAAACATACAATTCTAACAAAAATTCATTGGAATATGATAAATTACAGGCTATAGTGGATATGTCAAGTGTTGGAGCAAATGCTGATATTACTGTTTCTGATAAGTTTGATAATATATATATATACTCCAAAACTTCAAGTACTAAGGAGATAGACAATAAACCAGAGAATCTAGATAATAGTAAATATTCTTTATTGGATGGAAAGCCAGTAGAGTATATTGGAGATCGTTACACCTATATATATCCGATATTAGAAGATGATGAGTTTCAAGGATATATTGTCATGACAGCTCCTTTATCAACAATAGGTAAACAGTTGCATAGAATATATCTTATTGTATGGATATCGGCATTAGGAGCAATGGTATTTGCATCTGTAGTTTTATCATTAGTTTCAAAGAAAATATTGATTAATCCTTTAGCTGAAATAAACAAGGCAGCCAAAAGGTTTGCTAATGGAGAAGTTAATAAAAGAGTTCATATAGAATCGTGTGATGAGATTGGTGAGTTGGCAAGCTCATTTAATATAATGGCGGAGTCTTTAGAAAAGGTTGAGAATAATAGAAGAGATTTTATATCAAATGTTTCTCATGAGTTGAGATCACCAATAACTTCTATAAAGGGATTTATTGCTGGAATAATAGATGGAGTGATTCCAAGGGATAAAGAAGGATATTATTTAGACATAGTATACAGTGAGATAAAAAGACTTACAAGATTAATTAATGATTTACTAGATTTATCAGCCATTGAATCAGGTAAATTAAAATTCAATATGAGAAAGATCGATATAAATGAGTTAATTAGATTATGTGTTATAAATAATGAACAAAAGATAAGAGAAAAGCAAATAATGTTAAAAATAGATTTGAAAGACCAGAATTGTTATGTAAAAGCTGATGAAGATAAGACAATGCAAGTCATAACTAATTTATTAGATAATGCAATAAAATACTGCGGAAATAATGGAATTATAAGAATTAGTACATATTCCAAGGGTTCTAAAGTATTTGTTGAGATATATAATAATGGACCTAAAATTGCAGATGAAGAAATAAGGCATATATGGAATAGATTTTATAAATCAGATAAATCTAGAACAAACAAAGTTAGTACTGGACTCGGATTGCCAATAGTAAGAATGATAATTATGCAACAAGGTGAGGAAGTATGGGTCAAGAATCATCCTAATATAGGAGTCACATTTACATTTTCTCTTACAAAATATAAAAATAATAAGATTAGATAA
- the murC gene encoding UDP-N-acetylmuramate--L-alanine ligase → MSFNFIKDKDKKIHFIGIGGISMSGLAAVLLNSGYSVSGSDFKDSAIIDKLRSSGAEIYIGHRRENINNVDLVVYTAAIPSDNPELLEAKEKNIALMDRAEFLGQIMKGHKYSVAISGTHGKTTCTSMLSHITLADNLDPTILVGGELDAIGGNFRIGNSEYFLTEACEYKRSFLKFPPYVGIILNIDSDHLDYYKDIDEIADTFLQFSRLIPEDGYLVGYADDQRVNEILSETNCNTLSYGFSDNANLTAKNIHFNTNGCATFDVYKDCKNLFNITLNVPGKHNILNALASICVSLIFNISNDCIIEGLSNCKGAHKRFEYKGKLNGVTVIDDYAHHPTEIKATLSTAKQMNHNKTYCIFQPHTYTRTKALFDEFTECFNDADELILMDIYAARERNTGLVSSDELGDALRNKGLKCINVHSHDEALNYVKSKLVSGDLLLTVGAGDVVIVGEKYLKS, encoded by the coding sequence TTGTCTTTCAATTTTATAAAAGATAAAGATAAAAAAATTCATTTCATTGGCATTGGTGGAATTAGTATGAGCGGACTTGCTGCTGTTTTATTAAATAGTGGTTATAGTGTATCTGGCTCTGACTTTAAGGATTCTGCAATCATTGATAAATTAAGATCTTCAGGTGCTGAAATTTACATAGGTCATAGAAGAGAGAATATTAATAATGTAGATTTAGTAGTCTATACCGCTGCAATCCCATCTGATAATCCTGAACTTTTAGAAGCCAAGGAAAAAAATATTGCATTAATGGACAGAGCTGAATTCTTAGGGCAAATTATGAAGGGGCATAAATACAGTGTTGCAATATCTGGAACTCATGGAAAGACTACATGTACATCCATGCTTTCTCATATAACACTTGCTGATAATTTAGATCCAACTATCTTAGTTGGTGGTGAATTAGATGCAATTGGAGGAAATTTCAGAATTGGTAATAGTGAATATTTCTTAACTGAAGCTTGTGAATATAAACGTTCATTTTTAAAATTCCCACCTTACGTTGGAATAATTCTAAATATTGATTCTGATCATCTTGATTACTATAAAGATATAGATGAAATTGCTGATACATTTTTACAATTCTCAAGACTTATCCCAGAAGATGGTTATCTTGTTGGATATGCTGACGATCAAAGGGTAAATGAAATTCTGTCTGAGACAAATTGCAATACTCTAAGTTATGGATTTAGTGACAATGCTAATTTAACTGCTAAAAATATTCATTTCAATACAAATGGTTGTGCCACTTTTGATGTGTATAAGGACTGTAAAAACTTATTCAATATTACTTTAAATGTGCCAGGTAAGCATAATATATTGAATGCCCTTGCTTCGATTTGTGTTTCTCTTATATTTAATATTTCTAATGACTGTATTATTGAAGGATTATCGAACTGCAAAGGAGCGCATAAAAGATTTGAATATAAGGGAAAATTAAATGGTGTAACTGTTATAGATGACTACGCTCATCACCCTACAGAGATTAAAGCCACATTAAGTACTGCTAAACAAATGAATCATAATAAGACTTATTGTATTTTTCAACCTCACACTTATACTAGAACAAAGGCCCTATTTGATGAATTTACAGAATGTTTCAATGATGCAGATGAACTTATACTAATGGACATCTATGCAGCTAGAGAGAGAAATACTGGACTTGTATCTTCTGACGAACTTGGTGATGCATTAAGAAATAAAGGATTGAAATGTATCAATGTTCACTCACATGATGAAGCACTTAATTACGTAAAATCAAAACTAGTTTCTGGTGACTTGCTATTAACAGTAGGTGCTGGTGATGTAGTTATTGTTGGGGAAAAATACCTAAAATCCTAA
- the glmU gene encoding bifunctional UDP-N-acetylglucosamine diphosphorylase/glucosamine-1-phosphate N-acetyltransferase GlmU has translation MYKCALVLAAGQGKRIKSDLPKVLHKVCGKEMLKHVIDSIRKSGIDDIDVIIGKGAELVKERTLDRNVSYSMQAEQLGTGHAVKCAEEFLKDKKGVVAIFTGDTPLIKQSTIERLFNEHIEAKNSATILTAIVNDPTGYGRIVRTNDGVSKIVEHKDCTEEELKINEMNSGIYCFDIELLVDALSKITNNNGQGEYYLTDAIGILKSQGKKIGAVVTEYEETIGVNSRVQLAEAEEILKNRINLMHMENGVTLIDPRTTYIGIDVEIGKDTIIYPNNILEGNTKIGNNCLIYQNSRIVDSNIGNEVDVQASVILNSNIGDNTTVGPFAYIRPETTIGKHARIGDFVEIKKSTIGDGTKVSHLTYIGDAEVGSECNFGCGTVVVNYDGKNKHKTIIGDHSFIGCNTNLVSPVTIHDNTYIAAGSTITSEVKEGDLAVARAKQRNISGWVDKKGLKK, from the coding sequence ATGTATAAATGTGCACTGGTTTTAGCAGCGGGTCAAGGTAAAAGAATAAAATCTGATTTACCTAAAGTATTGCATAAAGTATGTGGTAAAGAAATGCTAAAACATGTTATAGATTCGATAAGAAAATCAGGAATTGATGATATAGATGTAATTATAGGGAAAGGTGCTGAGCTTGTTAAAGAGAGAACATTAGATAGAAATGTTAGTTATTCAATGCAAGCTGAACAATTAGGAACTGGTCATGCTGTTAAGTGTGCTGAAGAGTTCTTAAAGGATAAGAAAGGAGTAGTCGCAATTTTTACTGGTGATACTCCTTTAATAAAGCAATCAACAATTGAAAGGCTATTTAATGAACATATAGAAGCAAAAAATTCAGCAACTATATTAACAGCAATAGTTAATGATCCTACAGGTTATGGAAGAATAGTAAGAACGAATGACGGCGTATCAAAAATTGTAGAGCATAAAGATTGCACTGAAGAAGAGCTTAAGATAAACGAGATGAATTCAGGAATATATTGTTTTGATATTGAGCTACTTGTAGATGCGTTAAGTAAGATAACAAATAATAATGGACAAGGTGAATATTATCTTACAGATGCTATAGGAATATTAAAATCTCAAGGTAAAAAAATAGGTGCAGTCGTAACTGAATATGAAGAAACTATAGGAGTAAATTCAAGAGTTCAGTTAGCAGAAGCAGAAGAAATACTTAAGAATAGAATAAATCTTATGCATATGGAAAATGGAGTTACTCTAATTGATCCTAGAACAACATATATAGGGATTGATGTTGAAATAGGCAAAGATACAATAATATATCCTAATAATATTTTAGAGGGAAATACAAAGATAGGTAATAACTGCTTAATTTATCAAAATTCAAGAATTGTTGATAGTAATATTGGTAATGAGGTAGATGTTCAAGCTTCAGTTATATTAAATAGTAATATTGGTGATAATACTACTGTTGGTCCGTTTGCGTATATAAGACCAGAAACTACAATTGGTAAGCATGCAAGAATAGGAGATTTTGTAGAAATAAAGAAATCTACTATTGGAGATGGAACTAAAGTCTCTCACTTAACTTATATAGGAGATGCAGAAGTGGGATCGGAATGTAATTTCGGATGTGGTACAGTAGTTGTAAATTATGATGGTAAGAATAAACATAAGACTATTATAGGAGATCATAGCTTTATAGGCTGTAATACCAATTTGGTATCACCTGTCACAATTCACGATAATACTTATATTGCGGCAGGATCGACCATTACATCTGAAGTAAAAGAAGGTGATCTTGCAGTTGCAAGAGCTAAGCAAAGAAATATCAGTGGATGGGTAGATAAAAAGGGATTAAAAAAATAA
- a CDS encoding response regulator transcription factor → MDGVTTKVLIVDDDENISEVIDMYLKSSGYNTKIALNGKEAQEFYLEYNPDIVLLDVMIPYIDGIDILKWIRKQKETPVIMITAKGDTFDKVLALEIGADDYIVKPFEPKELLARVKAVLRRYSSENIKNEVIKLSDLSIDSTSYKVIYNEEEIKMPPKEFELLYYLANNKNKVFTREQLLCEVWGYDYPGDSRTVDVHIKRLREKLSSGEQWEIQTVWGVGYKFEVN, encoded by the coding sequence ATGGATGGAGTTACAACCAAGGTTCTGATTGTGGATGACGATGAAAACATTAGTGAAGTTATAGACATGTATTTAAAAAGCTCTGGATATAATACAAAGATAGCCTTGAATGGTAAAGAGGCTCAAGAATTTTATTTAGAATATAATCCAGATATTGTCTTGCTTGATGTTATGATACCGTATATAGATGGAATTGATATTCTAAAATGGATACGAAAACAGAAGGAAACTCCAGTTATAATGATTACAGCAAAGGGGGACACCTTTGACAAGGTTTTAGCACTGGAAATTGGTGCAGATGATTATATAGTAAAACCTTTTGAACCTAAAGAGTTGTTAGCCAGAGTAAAAGCTGTATTAAGGAGATATTCTTCAGAGAATATTAAAAATGAAGTAATAAAATTAAGTGATTTATCAATAGATTCAACTTCGTATAAAGTTATATATAATGAAGAAGAAATAAAAATGCCACCAAAGGAATTTGAACTATTATATTATTTGGCTAATAATAAAAATAAAGTTTTTACGAGAGAGCAATTACTTTGTGAAGTATGGGGATATGATTATCCAGGAGATTCTAGAACTGTAGATGTTCATATAAAAAGATTAAGAGAAAAATTAAGTAGTGGAGAACAGTGGGAAATCCAAACAGTATGGGGTGTTGGTTATAAATTTGAGGTAAATTAA
- the pth gene encoding aminoacyl-tRNA hydrolase — MFLIVGLGNPGNEYENTRHNIGFKVIDNIAKEYNIEINRQKFKGMYGEGFINGKKVMLLKPTTYMNLSGESVREVVDFYNLNNDEILVIYDDISLEVGKLRIREKGSAGGHNGIKSIIAHLNSEIFSRIKVGVGQPNGDLVKHVLGKFTKEETAILSESIEASTKAAAEIIKNDVKTAMNQFNGFKASTTV; from the coding sequence ATGTTTTTAATAGTAGGTCTTGGAAACCCAGGGAATGAGTATGAGAATACAAGACATAATATTGGTTTTAAAGTTATTGATAATATTGCAAAAGAGTATAATATTGAAATAAACAGGCAAAAATTTAAAGGTATGTATGGAGAAGGTTTTATAAATGGAAAAAAGGTTATGCTTTTAAAGCCAACTACTTACATGAACTTAAGTGGTGAAAGTGTAAGAGAAGTAGTTGATTTTTATAATCTTAACAACGATGAGATACTAGTTATATATGATGATATAAGTCTAGAAGTTGGAAAATTAAGAATAAGAGAAAAAGGAAGTGCTGGAGGGCATAATGGAATAAAGAGCATTATAGCACATTTAAATAGTGAAATTTTCTCAAGGATAAAAGTAGGGGTAGGACAACCTAATGGAGATTTAGTAAAGCATGTATTAGGTAAATTTACAAAAGAAGAAACTGCTATTCTAAGTGAAAGTATAGAAGCGTCCACAAAGGCGGCGGCGGAAATAATTAAAAATGATGTTAAGACAGCTATGAATCAGTTCAATGGATTCAAGGCGAGTACAACAGTTTAA
- a CDS encoding ribose-phosphate diphosphokinase codes for MITHGRNIKVFTGNSHSQLAQDIAEILGVPVGNSKVSTFSDGEISVDINETVRGNDVFIVQSTSSPVNNNLMELLIMIDAFKRASAGRITAVIPYYGYARQDRKVKSRDPITAKLVADLLTAAGANRVLTMDLHASQIQGYFNIPVDHLLGAPILAEHYISKGLVDQDDVVVVSPDLGSVTRARKFADNLHAPIAIIDKRRPKANVSEIMNIIGDIEGKRCILIDDMIDTAGTIANAANALKDLGAKNVYACCTHGVLSGPAMDRINTSAIEELVLLNTIPLKEGNDNSKIRSISVAPLFAEAIKRIYDDQPISKLFECQQ; via the coding sequence ATGATAACTCATGGAAGAAATATAAAAGTATTTACTGGAAATTCGCACTCACAGTTAGCTCAAGATATAGCAGAGATTTTAGGAGTTCCAGTAGGAAACTCTAAGGTTTCAACTTTTAGTGATGGTGAAATATCTGTTGATATTAATGAAACTGTTAGAGGGAATGATGTGTTCATAGTTCAATCTACATCTTCACCTGTTAATAACAATCTAATGGAATTGCTAATTATGATTGATGCATTTAAAAGGGCATCAGCGGGTAGAATTACAGCGGTTATTCCATATTATGGATATGCTAGGCAGGATAGGAAAGTTAAATCAAGAGATCCTATAACTGCAAAACTGGTTGCAGATTTATTGACTGCAGCGGGAGCAAACAGGGTCTTAACTATGGATTTACATGCATCTCAGATTCAAGGATACTTTAATATTCCAGTAGATCATTTACTTGGAGCACCAATACTTGCTGAGCATTATATATCAAAAGGATTAGTAGATCAAGATGATGTTGTTGTAGTTTCACCAGATTTAGGAAGTGTAACGAGGGCAAGAAAATTTGCGGATAATTTACATGCTCCAATAGCAATCATAGATAAGAGAAGGCCAAAGGCAAATGTTTCAGAAATAATGAATATTATTGGTGATATTGAAGGAAAAAGATGTATATTAATTGATGATATGATAGATACAGCAGGAACTATTGCAAATGCAGCGAATGCACTTAAGGATTTAGGGGCTAAGAATGTATATGCTTGCTGTACACATGGAGTATTGTCTGGCCCTGCAATGGACAGGATAAATACTTCAGCAATTGAAGAATTAGTACTATTAAATACAATTCCGTTAAAAGAAGGTAACGATAATAGCAAAATTAGATCTATATCAGTAGCTCCTTTATTTGCAGAAGCAATAAAGAGAATTTATGATGATCAACCAATAAGTAAGTTATTTGAATGTCAACAATAA
- the asnS gene encoding asparagine--tRNA ligase, whose amino-acid sequence MAKSILIRSLYRNTDDFLSKEITISGWIKTLRSSNAFGFIEVNDGSFFKNIQVVFDDKLNNFKEISKLPISSSISVIGILVATPEAKQPFEIQAKNIIIEGMSNSDYPLQKKRHTFEYLRTIAHLRPRSNAFAATFRVRSVAAYAIHKFFQDQNFVYTHTPIITGSDCEGAGEMFRVTTLDPKTPELSKDGSVDFSKDFFGKETNLTVSGQLNAECFALAFRNIYTFGPTFRAENSNTTRHAAEFWMIEPEIAFADLQDDMDLAENMLKYVIKYVMDECPEELEFFNQFIDKGLLERLNHVVSSDFAKVTYTEAVEILQKCGKKFDYDVSWGIDLQTEHERYLTEEHFKKPLFVTDYPKDIKAFYMRLNDDEKTVAATDLLVPGIGEIIGGSQREERLDVLKDRMTELNLSEDDYWWYLELRKYGETKHAGFGLGFERLIMYITGMTNIRDVVPFPRTPGTSEF is encoded by the coding sequence ATGGCAAAATCAATTTTAATTAGAAGTCTTTACAGAAATACTGATGATTTCTTATCAAAGGAAATAACAATATCAGGTTGGATAAAAACTTTAAGATCATCTAACGCTTTTGGATTTATAGAAGTTAATGATGGTTCTTTCTTTAAAAATATTCAAGTAGTTTTTGACGATAAGTTAAATAACTTCAAAGAAATATCTAAATTACCTATAAGTTCATCAATTTCAGTTATTGGTATCTTAGTTGCTACTCCTGAAGCAAAACAACCTTTTGAAATTCAGGCTAAGAATATTATTATCGAGGGTATGTCAAACTCTGATTATCCACTTCAAAAAAAGAGACACACTTTCGAATACTTAAGAACAATAGCTCATTTGAGGCCTAGAAGTAATGCATTTGCTGCAACTTTTAGAGTTCGCTCTGTTGCTGCTTATGCAATACATAAGTTCTTTCAAGATCAAAATTTCGTGTATACTCACACACCAATAATAACTGGTAGCGATTGTGAAGGTGCTGGAGAAATGTTTAGGGTAACAACACTTGATCCTAAAACTCCTGAATTAAGTAAAGATGGAAGTGTAGATTTCAGCAAGGATTTCTTTGGCAAAGAGACTAATCTTACTGTATCTGGTCAGTTAAATGCTGAATGCTTTGCTTTAGCGTTTAGAAATATCTATACATTTGGACCAACATTCAGAGCTGAAAATTCAAATACTACAAGACATGCTGCTGAATTTTGGATGATTGAACCTGAAATTGCCTTTGCAGATTTACAAGATGATATGGACCTTGCTGAAAATATGCTTAAATATGTTATTAAATATGTTATGGATGAATGTCCTGAGGAATTAGAGTTCTTTAATCAATTTATTGATAAAGGTTTATTAGAAAGATTAAATCACGTAGTTTCATCAGATTTTGCTAAAGTTACGTATACAGAAGCTGTTGAAATACTACAAAAGTGTGGAAAGAAATTTGATTACGATGTATCATGGGGCATTGATTTACAAACAGAACACGAAAGATATCTTACTGAAGAACACTTTAAAAAGCCACTATTTGTAACAGACTATCCTAAAGATATTAAAGCTTTCTATATGAGATTAAATGATGATGAAAAAACAGTAGCTGCTACTGATCTTTTGGTACCAGGAATCGGAGAAATTATAGGTGGTAGCCAAAGAGAAGAAAGACTAGATGTGCTAAAAGATAGAATGACTGAATTAAACCTATCTGAAGATGATTACTGGTGGTATTTAGAATTAAGAAAATATGGAGAAACTAAGCACGCTGGTTTTGGTTTAGGTTTCGAAAGATTAATTATGTATATAACAGGAATGACTAATATTAGAGACGTAGTTCCATTCCCTAGAACTCCTGGAACAAGCGAGTTCTAA
- a CDS encoding metallophosphoesterase family protein, with amino-acid sequence MKIAIISDIHANVYALINLLEDIDIEKVDTIICLGDLVGYGPHPNEVISMIRRRHILCIRGNYDSSVVDNEYSYIRETPINAFSLPWTVKELREENRLFLANLPSTLTLNIANKSLLFVHGSPDKIDEYLLKDGDNTSEVMNSISNDVLICAHTHIPGMKDFKNKVYINSGSVGKPKIGRPNSTYCILNISKEDGMKVQIKEISYAYKRIVKDMTMLNFPKELIQSFENGLE; translated from the coding sequence ATGAAAATAGCAATAATTTCAGATATTCATGCTAATGTCTATGCTCTTATTAATCTTTTAGAAGATATTGATATTGAGAAAGTTGATACAATTATTTGCCTAGGAGATTTGGTTGGTTATGGTCCTCACCCTAACGAAGTAATTTCCATGATCAGGAGACGTCATATTCTTTGCATAAGAGGAAATTATGATAGTTCTGTAGTTGATAATGAATATTCATATATAAGAGAAACTCCTATTAATGCTTTTTCTCTTCCTTGGACAGTTAAAGAATTAAGAGAAGAAAACAGACTATTTCTTGCTAATTTACCTTCAACTTTAACCTTGAATATTGCTAATAAAAGTCTCTTATTTGTTCATGGAAGTCCAGATAAAATAGATGAATATCTCTTAAAGGACGGAGATAATACTTCAGAAGTTATGAACTCCATTTCTAACGACGTATTAATTTGTGCACATACGCATATACCTGGAATGAAGGATTTTAAAAATAAGGTATATATAAACTCTGGCAGTGTTGGAAAGCCTAAGATTGGTAGGCCAAATAGCACTTATTGTATTTTAAATATCAGTAAGGAAGATGGAATGAAAGTTCAGATAAAAGAAATTTCCTACGCATATAAAAGGATAGTTAAAGATATGACAATGTTAAACTTTCCAAAAGAATTGATTCAGAGTTTTGAAAACGGCTTAGAATAG
- the spoVG gene encoding septation regulator SpoVG: protein MQITDVRIRKIASEGKMKGIVSVTFDNEFVVHDIKVIEGQMGLFIAMPSRKTPDGEFKDIAHPINTEAREKIQTAILEAYEKAVSEEVVEG, encoded by the coding sequence ATGCAAATAACAGATGTTAGGATTAGAAAAATTGCATCAGAAGGTAAAATGAAAGGAATAGTTTCTGTCACATTTGATAATGAATTTGTAGTTCATGATATCAAAGTTATAGAAGGACAAATGGGTTTATTTATTGCTATGCCTAGTAGAAAAACACCAGATGGAGAATTTAAGGATATAGCTCACCCAATAAATACAGAAGCAAGAGAAAAAATACAAACTGCAATTTTAGAAGCTTATGAAAAAGCAGTCTCAGAAGAAGTTGTAGAAGGCTAG